The Proteus vulgaris genome has a segment encoding these proteins:
- the mrcA_2 gene encoding peptidoglycan synthetase has protein sequence MYKYVEPQLPDVATLKDVRLQTPMQVFSADGELMAQYGEKRRLPLTLEEMPPQLINAFIATEDTRFREHHGIDPIGISRAVVVALTSGQASQGASTITQQLARNFFLTPEKKLMRKIKEAFLAIRIEKELTKDEILTLYLNKIYLGNRAYGVGAAAYVYFGKSVHDLSLNEMAVIAGLPKAPSTLNPLYSYDRALKRRNVVLLRMYEENYITRAQYESARAEPIVAKYHAPQIDFSAPYLTEMVRMEMYERYGENAYTDGYKIYTTVIRKDQLAAEKALRDNVIDYDMRHGYRGAQEVLWRAGQTPWDNDAISKKLKQIQTYGPLIPAVVLSVDAKEAKVVLKNGDNITLDLKAVRWARKFISDTAQGATPTKVDAVVNAGEQIWVRQNNDNNWVLAQIPGVNAAFVALNPLNGGIIALVGGFDFEISKFNRVSQSLRQVGSNIKPFLYAAALDKGLTLSTLLNDLPISRWDAGAGTDWRPKNSPPTYAGPIRLRQGLGQSKNVVMVRAMRAMGVDYAADYLLRFGFPNQNIDRTESLALGSPSFTPMQMVRGFAVMANGGYLIEPYYIQRIENAEGEVLFTAEPKVACPDCTDIPVILW, from the coding sequence ATGTATAAGTATGTTGAGCCTCAGTTACCTGATGTGGCGACATTAAAAGATGTTCGTTTACAAACCCCTATGCAGGTTTTTAGTGCAGACGGAGAGTTAATGGCACAATACGGCGAAAAACGTCGTTTACCGTTAACGTTGGAGGAGATGCCTCCTCAATTAATTAATGCTTTTATTGCAACAGAAGATACCCGTTTTCGTGAGCATCACGGTATTGATCCTATTGGGATCTCGCGTGCGGTAGTGGTGGCATTAACTTCAGGACAAGCTTCTCAAGGTGCAAGTACCATTACGCAACAATTAGCACGAAATTTCTTTTTAACACCTGAGAAGAAATTGATGCGAAAAATCAAAGAAGCCTTCTTGGCTATTCGCATTGAAAAAGAGTTAACTAAGGATGAAATTTTAACACTGTATTTAAATAAAATTTATCTGGGTAACCGTGCTTATGGTGTGGGGGCCGCGGCTTATGTTTACTTTGGTAAAAGTGTGCATGACCTTAGCCTTAATGAAATGGCCGTCATTGCTGGTTTACCTAAAGCCCCTTCTACACTCAATCCACTCTATTCTTATGATCGTGCTTTAAAACGTCGTAATGTTGTTTTACTGCGTATGTATGAAGAGAATTACATTACTCGTGCGCAGTATGAAAGTGCGCGAGCGGAACCTATTGTTGCGAAATATCATGCACCTCAGATTGATTTCTCAGCTCCATACCTTACTGAAATGGTGAGAATGGAGATGTATGAGCGCTATGGTGAAAATGCTTATACTGATGGCTATAAAATTTACACTACCGTTATTCGTAAAGACCAATTAGCCGCCGAAAAAGCCTTACGCGACAATGTGATTGATTATGATATGCGTCATGGTTATCGCGGTGCTCAAGAAGTCCTTTGGCGTGCAGGCCAAACGCCGTGGGATAACGACGCAATTAGTAAAAAATTAAAACAAATCCAAACGTATGGACCATTAATTCCAGCGGTTGTGTTGTCTGTGGATGCCAAAGAAGCGAAAGTCGTTTTAAAGAATGGCGATAACATAACTCTTGATTTAAAAGCCGTTCGTTGGGCTCGTAAGTTTATTTCAGATACAGCTCAAGGTGCGACACCAACAAAAGTTGATGCGGTTGTTAATGCTGGTGAGCAAATTTGGGTTCGCCAAAATAATGATAATAATTGGGTATTAGCACAAATTCCGGGCGTTAATGCGGCATTTGTTGCATTAAATCCGTTAAATGGTGGAATTATTGCCCTTGTAGGGGGCTTTGATTTTGAAATTAGTAAATTTAATCGTGTTTCTCAATCATTACGCCAAGTAGGTTCGAATATTAAACCTTTCTTGTATGCGGCTGCTTTAGATAAAGGTTTAACCTTATCTACGTTACTTAATGACTTACCGATTAGTCGTTGGGATGCGGGAGCAGGCACTGATTGGCGACCTAAAAACTCACCACCAACTTACGCAGGTCCTATTCGTTTACGTCAGGGATTAGGTCAGTCTAAAAACGTAGTAATGGTTCGTGCAATGCGTGCAATGGGCGTGGATTATGCCGCAGACTATCTCTTACGATTTGGTTTTCCTAATCAAAATATAGATAGAACAGAATCCTTAGCATTAGGCTCGCCATCATTTACACCTATGCAAATGGTGCGCGGTTTTGCTGTTATGGCGAATGGAGGATATTTAATTGAACCTTACTATATTCAACGTATTGAAAATGCAGAAGGTGAAGTGCTGTTTACTGCGGAGCCAAAAGTAGCGTGTCCAGACTGTACTGATATTCCAGTTATTTTATGGTGA
- the hslR gene encoding heat shock protein 15, with amino-acid sequence MCLHYRLHKEVEVKEKGMSQSSQESGVRLDKWLWAARFYKTRAIARTMIEGGKVHYNGVRGKPSKIVEEGAEVRLRQGNDERTVTILMVSAQRQGATQAQALYCETPESITKREKMALARKMNALTMPHPERRPDKKERRTLLRFKQTNLQESD; translated from the coding sequence ATGTGTTTACACTATCGCCTTCATAAAGAAGTTGAAGTTAAGGAGAAAGGGATGAGTCAATCATCACAAGAAAGTGGTGTCCGTTTAGATAAATGGCTTTGGGCTGCACGTTTCTATAAAACGCGTGCTATTGCTCGCACAATGATTGAAGGTGGAAAAGTTCACTACAATGGTGTGAGAGGCAAACCAAGTAAAATCGTTGAAGAAGGCGCTGAAGTACGCCTAAGACAAGGTAATGATGAACGGACAGTAACCATTCTAATGGTGAGTGCGCAACGACAAGGTGCTACACAAGCGCAGGCACTCTATTGTGAAACTCCAGAGAGTATCACTAAAAGAGAAAAAATGGCGCTAGCGAGAAAAATGAATGCGTTAACTATGCCTCATCCTGAGCGTCGCCCTGATAAAAAGGAAAGACGTACCTTACTTCGCTTCAAACAGACAAATTTACAAGAATCGGATTAA
- the hslO gene encoding heat-shock chaperonin: MSKKDSLSRFLFEKNAVRGELVNVTETYQSMLENHHYPEPVQCLLGDLLVATSLLTATLKFEGDITVQIQGDGPVRLAVINGNNNQQMRGVARVSDDVKAGSTLKEMIGNGFMVITVTPEKGERYQGIVALDGENIEACIDNYFKQSEQLPTRVFIRSGIQEGKPAAAGMLLQVLPASEEFTAEHTAEHFELLTQLTHTIKAEELFTLDTKEILHRLYHEEDVTLYEPQAVEFHCTCSRERCENTLVTLSKEDVNHLLQEQGNIDMECEYCGTHYIFTESDINNINKLNDSELH; encoded by the coding sequence ATGTCTAAAAAAGACTCTTTATCACGTTTTTTATTTGAAAAAAACGCGGTACGTGGTGAATTGGTCAATGTGACTGAAACCTATCAATCTATGCTTGAAAATCATCATTATCCTGAGCCTGTTCAATGTCTTCTAGGGGATTTGCTGGTGGCAACGAGCTTGTTAACAGCAACGCTTAAATTTGAAGGAGATATTACTGTTCAAATACAAGGCGATGGCCCGGTACGATTGGCGGTTATCAATGGCAACAATAATCAACAAATGCGTGGTGTTGCGCGTGTGAGTGATGATGTTAAGGCGGGCAGTACATTAAAAGAGATGATTGGTAATGGTTTTATGGTCATCACAGTAACTCCGGAGAAAGGTGAGCGTTATCAAGGCATTGTTGCTCTTGATGGTGAAAATATTGAAGCTTGTATTGATAACTATTTTAAGCAATCAGAACAGTTACCAACTCGTGTATTTATCCGTAGTGGTATACAAGAGGGCAAGCCTGCTGCGGCTGGTATGCTATTACAAGTACTACCTGCATCAGAAGAGTTCACTGCTGAGCATACAGCAGAACATTTTGAATTACTTACACAATTAACTCACACTATTAAAGCTGAAGAGTTATTTACACTAGATACTAAAGAGATCTTACATCGTTTATATCACGAAGAAGATGTCACTCTTTATGAACCTCAAGCTGTTGAATTTCATTGTACTTGTTCTCGTGAACGTTGTGAAAATACATTAGTAACATTGTCTAAAGAAGATGTGAATCACCTGTTACAAGAACAAGGAAATATTGATATGGAATGTGAGTATTGCGGAACTCATTACATCTTTACTGAGAGTGATATTAATAATATCAATAAGTTAAATGATTCTGAATTACACTGA
- the umoB gene encoding flagellar operon control protein, with protein MAAFLFFKRRRLDDSHHLPSLAKPTYRKLTADDYGLISDYLSYFGTSDFSSGYSLQNFPEMPIKGEIVTTLRNIVNRFAGSSEGLNHWRYYIDAVEIHIPPLLVPYLQQENVLDVVCTPSIPIVVGVNGHFLKDEKIHFSALSLKQLSEPILANGSSTIQKNEGDAAHLLQIREETNEEYRLHNSSGFWDGSFVCIGLTLWLTALMMPQVFLPWILAIGSAFLAIGLFLIHNPLIKPRKQEVHCFKGRLKRWGLFGNFDHGQVKNVSLGGIDLIYPPHWEPYIQSDIDKVTYLEMYPSHHVIKQGNYLSLHDEEKNYPYKRYIKNIVFVFWSLFIIGMLYLYQPLSLSMKLSFSWLKDTEPHLVTNFTELETTDLHVGDIIQAKGVGMCYMPPNLSSKNNKTIFAPFDCSGIYWNNSNPMPMPESSTIEKAAALLHMVEEQLHPVSNNRVNPSLGQAITKSGMNLLDNFDGIVLKTEDLCPRENECIRLKMALVNLSNVNDWTALVQRAESGKLTGTNVLLRAVSAEALEKLIDTTTSSFIYREIDKAAILLNSPPPGGVLLISDERKQLVDYASSSNSVFEPTPLEQWRELQRLSDILLHTPFDTGGVITGMVVDANGTLQIFLHSLPDPMTMLYYIGNTLLLFLAIGFLVLNLFLIIRRRRQNNQRMNKISLYYEHCFYRPPQ; from the coding sequence ATGGCCGCCTTTCTATTCTTTAAAAGAAGGCGGCTTGATGACTCACATCATCTCCCATCTCTTGCTAAACCGACTTATCGTAAGCTCACTGCTGATGATTATGGGCTTATTAGTGATTATTTATCTTATTTTGGTACGTCAGATTTTTCTTCTGGATATTCATTACAAAATTTCCCCGAAATGCCAATTAAAGGCGAAATTGTGACGACATTAAGAAATATCGTTAACCGTTTTGCAGGGTCTTCGGAAGGACTAAATCATTGGCGTTACTATATTGATGCTGTAGAAATTCATATCCCCCCGCTACTTGTTCCTTATCTTCAACAAGAAAATGTCCTTGATGTTGTGTGTACGCCATCTATCCCCATCGTCGTTGGTGTTAATGGGCATTTCTTAAAAGATGAAAAAATTCATTTTTCCGCACTCAGTTTAAAACAGCTTTCTGAACCTATCTTGGCAAATGGTTCATCAACAATCCAAAAAAATGAGGGTGATGCTGCTCACCTCCTGCAAATTAGAGAAGAGACTAACGAAGAATATCGATTACATAACTCATCTGGTTTTTGGGATGGTTCTTTTGTTTGTATTGGGCTTACATTATGGTTAACGGCCTTAATGATGCCCCAAGTTTTTCTTCCTTGGATCTTAGCGATAGGAAGTGCATTTCTTGCCATTGGTCTTTTCCTTATTCACAATCCTTTGATTAAGCCACGTAAGCAAGAAGTTCACTGTTTTAAAGGACGTTTGAAACGTTGGGGACTTTTTGGCAACTTTGATCATGGACAGGTAAAAAATGTTTCTTTAGGGGGGATAGATCTTATTTATCCACCTCATTGGGAGCCTTATATTCAAAGTGATATTGATAAGGTGACCTATTTAGAAATGTATCCTAGTCATCATGTTATAAAGCAAGGAAATTATCTTTCATTGCATGATGAAGAAAAAAATTATCCTTATAAACGGTATATTAAAAATATTGTTTTCGTTTTCTGGAGCTTGTTTATTATAGGTATGTTGTATCTTTATCAGCCACTTTCTCTGTCAATGAAACTTAGCTTTTCATGGCTAAAAGATACAGAACCGCATTTAGTGACTAATTTTACTGAGTTGGAAACAACCGATTTGCATGTTGGGGATATTATTCAAGCGAAAGGGGTTGGGATGTGTTATATGCCACCTAATCTATCAAGTAAGAATAATAAAACCATTTTTGCACCTTTTGATTGTTCTGGCATTTATTGGAACAACAGCAATCCAATGCCGATGCCTGAGTCGAGTACAATTGAAAAAGCGGCAGCGCTATTACATATGGTTGAAGAGCAACTCCATCCCGTTTCTAATAATCGAGTTAACCCAAGTTTAGGTCAAGCAATTACTAAATCAGGAATGAATCTATTAGATAACTTCGACGGTATTGTGTTGAAAACAGAAGATTTATGTCCGAGAGAAAATGAATGTATCCGTTTGAAAATGGCATTAGTGAACTTAAGTAACGTCAATGATTGGACGGCATTAGTTCAACGCGCTGAGAGTGGTAAATTAACTGGTACCAATGTTTTATTACGAGCAGTAAGTGCTGAGGCCTTGGAAAAGCTTATCGATACCACCACATCTTCTTTTATCTACCGAGAAATAGATAAAGCCGCAATACTGTTAAATAGTCCACCACCTGGTGGTGTGCTATTAATCAGTGATGAAAGAAAACAGCTTGTTGATTACGCTTCAAGTTCAAACTCAGTGTTTGAACCTACTCCGTTAGAACAGTGGCGAGAATTACAGCGTTTATCCGATATTTTATTGCACACACCTTTTGATACAGGTGGTGTAATAACTGGCATGGTTGTTGATGCAAATGGCACGTTACAGATATTTTTACATAGCCTGCCTGATCCAATGACAATGTTATATTACATCGGTAATACGTTATTATTGTTTCTTGCTATCGGGTTTTTAGTATTGAACCTATTTCTTATCATCCGGCGTCGGCGACAAAATAACCAACGCATGAATAAGATCAGTCTCTATTATGAGCACTGTTTTTATCGCCCTCCTCAGTAA
- the nudE gene encoding ADP-ribose diphosphatase NudE: MKELKKPNILNIDNIARSQLFQIQSVNLEFSNGEKRIYERMKPANREAVMIVPIIDDNLILIREYAVGIENYDFGFPKGAIDPGENALQAANRELKEEIGYGAHSLTEIAKLSMAPSYFSSKMNIVIAHDLYPEQLEGDEPEPLIQVRWPIAKMMDLLDHPDFTEARSVSALFLAHRYLQNK; the protein is encoded by the coding sequence ATGAAAGAACTTAAAAAACCCAATATATTAAACATTGATAACATCGCCCGTTCTCAATTATTTCAGATCCAATCCGTTAATCTGGAGTTTAGTAACGGGGAAAAACGTATTTATGAGCGCATGAAGCCAGCTAACCGTGAAGCCGTTATGATTGTTCCGATTATTGATGACAACCTTATCCTTATTCGAGAATACGCTGTCGGTATCGAAAATTATGACTTTGGCTTTCCTAAAGGTGCCATTGATCCTGGCGAAAATGCCCTACAAGCCGCAAACCGCGAACTCAAAGAAGAAATTGGTTATGGTGCCCACTCTTTAACAGAAATAGCAAAACTTTCTATGGCACCCTCTTATTTTTCCAGCAAAATGAATATCGTCATTGCACATGATCTTTATCCTGAACAACTGGAAGGCGATGAACCAGAACCTCTTATCCAAGTACGTTGGCCTATCGCAAAAATGATGGATTTACTGGATCATCCTGATTTTACCGAAGCACGTAGTGTCAGTGCTCTCTTCCTCGCACATCGCTATTTACAAAATAAATAG
- the pckA gene encoding phosphoenolpyruvate carboxykinase, with protein MSVKGLTPKDLQQYGIKDTSEIIYNPSYELLFNEETKPGLTGYERGTLTSLGAIAVDTGIFTGRSPKDKYIVRDDVTRDTVWWADQGKGKNDNKPLSQEVWSDLKSLVTNQLSGKRLFVVDAFCGANADTRLKVRFITEVAWQAHFVKNMFIRPEQEELENFTPDFIVMNGAKCTNPNWKAQGLNSENFVAFNLTERIQLIGGTWYGGEMKKGMFSMMNYFLPLKGIASMHCSANVGESGDVAIFFGLSGTGKTTLSTDPKRKLIGDDEHGWDDDGVFNFEGGCYAKTIHLSKEAEPDIYGAIKRDALLENVVVLSDGSVDFDDGSKTENTRVSYPIYHIDNIVKPISKAGHAKKVIFLTADAFGVLPPVSRLTPEQTQYHFLSGFTAKLAGTERGVTEPTPTFSACFGAAFLSLHPTQYAEVLVKRMQASGAKAYLVNTGWNGTGKRISIKDTRAIIDAILNGDIDKAPMKTLPVFNLEIPTVLPGVNSEILDPRDTYTDKAQWDTKADDLADRFVKNFDKYTDTPAGQALTKVGPKR; from the coding sequence ATGAGCGTTAAAGGTCTTACCCCTAAGGATCTCCAGCAGTACGGCATTAAGGACACGAGTGAAATCATTTATAACCCAAGCTATGAGCTGTTATTTAATGAAGAAACTAAGCCTGGATTAACAGGTTATGAGCGAGGCACATTAACCTCGTTAGGCGCTATTGCCGTTGATACAGGTATATTTACTGGACGTTCTCCGAAAGATAAATACATTGTTCGTGATGATGTTACTCGTGATACCGTGTGGTGGGCTGATCAGGGAAAAGGTAAAAATGATAACAAGCCCCTCTCACAAGAAGTATGGTCTGATTTAAAATCATTAGTAACCAATCAGCTATCAGGCAAACGTTTGTTTGTCGTTGATGCATTTTGTGGTGCGAATGCAGATACACGTTTGAAAGTCCGTTTTATCACGGAAGTTGCCTGGCAGGCACATTTTGTTAAAAATATGTTTATTCGTCCCGAACAAGAAGAGTTGGAAAATTTTACACCAGACTTCATTGTGATGAACGGGGCCAAATGTACCAATCCTAATTGGAAGGCACAAGGACTCAATTCTGAGAACTTTGTTGCTTTCAATTTAACTGAACGCATTCAGTTAATCGGTGGTACTTGGTACGGTGGCGAGATGAAGAAAGGTATGTTCTCTATGATGAACTACTTCCTTCCTCTTAAAGGTATAGCTTCTATGCACTGCTCAGCAAACGTTGGCGAAAGTGGTGATGTGGCTATTTTCTTTGGTTTATCAGGTACAGGTAAAACAACGCTTTCAACGGATCCTAAGCGTAAGCTAATTGGTGATGATGAGCATGGTTGGGATGATGACGGCGTCTTTAACTTTGAAGGTGGTTGTTACGCGAAAACAATTCATTTATCAAAAGAAGCTGAACCTGATATTTATGGTGCAATTAAACGTGATGCACTATTAGAAAACGTGGTTGTATTATCCGATGGTTCTGTTGATTTCGATGATGGCTCAAAAACAGAAAATACGCGTGTTTCTTACCCGATTTATCATATTGATAATATCGTTAAACCTATTTCTAAAGCGGGTCATGCCAAAAAAGTTATTTTCTTAACGGCAGATGCTTTTGGTGTGTTACCTCCGGTTTCTCGTTTAACGCCAGAACAAACACAATATCATTTCTTATCAGGATTTACGGCTAAACTTGCAGGAACGGAACGTGGAGTGACAGAGCCAACACCAACATTCTCAGCCTGTTTTGGTGCTGCGTTCTTATCTCTGCATCCAACACAATACGCTGAAGTATTGGTAAAACGTATGCAAGCATCAGGTGCAAAAGCTTATTTGGTTAATACGGGGTGGAATGGTACGGGTAAGCGTATATCAATTAAAGATACACGCGCTATTATTGATGCCATCTTAAATGGTGATATTGATAAAGCACCGATGAAAACATTACCTGTGTTTAATTTAGAGATCCCAACTGTATTGCCGGGTGTTAACAGTGAAATATTGGATCCTCGTGATACTTATACGGATAAAGCTCAATGGGATACTAAAGCAGACGATCTTGCAGATCGCTTCGTGAAAAACTTTGATAAATATACGGATACGCCAGCAGGTCAAGCATTGACTAAAGTTGGGCCTAAACGTTAA
- the mrcA_1 gene encoding peptidoglycan synthetase — protein MRSIALSDDYMENVAQSNTSQPADAAPDIELEQAPLAETVKESPYAPHVISTPLAYLMHDALRTNLVGEPGWSGTGWRALRDLKRQDIGGKTGTTNSSKDAWFSGYGANIVATAWIGFDDSSRNLGRTAASGGEAGAKTAQPIWNDFMKVALDGVPVNMMPVPKGVVAVQIDRRTGKLAGEGASMKEYFIEGTQPTESAKSEVGTRIFEDNGESNELF, from the coding sequence ATGCGTTCTATTGCTTTATCAGATGACTATATGGAAAATGTTGCTCAGTCTAATACCTCACAGCCTGCTGATGCAGCACCTGACATTGAATTAGAACAAGCTCCGTTAGCTGAAACTGTTAAAGAAAGCCCTTATGCACCACACGTCATCAGCACACCACTGGCTTACTTAATGCATGATGCGTTAAGGACAAACCTTGTCGGTGAACCTGGATGGTCTGGTACAGGTTGGCGAGCTCTTCGTGACTTAAAACGCCAAGATATTGGTGGTAAAACTGGGACAACCAACAGTTCTAAAGATGCGTGGTTCTCGGGTTATGGTGCGAATATTGTTGCTACAGCTTGGATTGGTTTTGATGACAGTAGCCGAAACCTAGGACGTACGGCGGCTAGTGGTGGTGAAGCGGGTGCTAAAACAGCGCAACCTATTTGGAATGACTTTATGAAAGTTGCACTCGATGGTGTGCCTGTAAATATGATGCCGGTACCAAAAGGTGTTGTTGCTGTTCAAATAGATAGAAGAACGGGCAAACTCGCAGGTGAAGGTGCATCAATGAAAGAGTATTTTATTGAAGGTACACAACCAACGGAAAGTGCAAAAAGTGAAGTGGGAACACGGATTTTTGAGGATAATGGTGAATCTAACGAGTTATTCTAA
- a CDS encoding fimbrial assembly protein codes for MYQVNYLPWRHNLFRKKTVIWTYQTLVFITITLIACGYYTYHLVQKRDSTTALHIRTQQQERSLLEQLNIYQQQKKQTYLCYQRYSLYYQNWLRYLHYIRFFQAIETYLPPAVWVSHYSDMDNRHSLALILPNTHTLSFIAHFKHHPILAPLSLDYLQQSKISPSYTEVHLTGKWEIDERWNKKEVEKIP; via the coding sequence ATGTATCAAGTAAATTATCTACCGTGGCGCCACAATTTATTTAGAAAAAAAACAGTAATATGGACTTATCAAACGTTAGTGTTTATCACTATCACGCTGATAGCTTGCGGTTATTACACTTATCATTTAGTCCAAAAAAGAGATAGCACCACAGCACTACATATTCGAACCCAGCAACAAGAAAGGAGCTTGCTAGAGCAACTCAACATTTATCAACAACAGAAAAAACAAACCTATTTATGTTATCAACGCTATTCGCTCTATTATCAAAATTGGTTACGTTATTTACATTACATACGTTTTTTTCAAGCTATTGAAACATATCTCCCACCGGCTGTATGGGTAAGCCATTATTCTGATATGGATAATCGTCACTCTTTGGCACTTATTTTACCCAATACACACACGCTCTCTTTTATAGCCCATTTTAAACATCACCCCATTCTTGCCCCCCTATCACTGGATTATTTACAACAAAGTAAAATCTCCCCGTCCTATACCGAAGTTCATCTAACAGGAAAATGGGAAATTGATGAGCGATGGAATAAAAAAGAGGTTGAGAAAATACCATGA
- the yhhW_2 gene encoding pirin-like protein has protein sequence MIYLRKANERGHANHGWLDSWHTFSFANYYDRDFMGFSALRVINEDRVMPGEGFGTHPHKDMEILTYVLEGNIEHKDSMGNKENVPAGEFQIMSAGTGITHSEYNPNSDKGLHFYQIWIIPNTLGITPRYDQRRFDTTENKQLILSPDARDGSLKVFQDMTLWRWNLKQGEEAQYHPQTGRNVWLQVVKGKITINDIIATTSDGVAIANEDMIRFVGDEDSEILLFDLPPVTA, from the coding sequence ATGATTTATCTACGCAAAGCAAATGAAAGAGGACACGCTAATCATGGTTGGCTAGATAGCTGGCATACCTTCTCTTTCGCAAATTATTACGATCGTGATTTTATGGGGTTTTCTGCATTACGCGTTATTAATGAAGATCGCGTCATGCCGGGTGAAGGTTTTGGTACTCACCCTCATAAAGACATGGAAATTTTAACCTATGTGCTTGAAGGTAATATTGAGCATAAAGACAGTATGGGTAATAAAGAAAATGTACCTGCAGGTGAATTCCAGATAATGAGTGCCGGTACGGGGATCACTCACTCGGAATATAACCCTAATAGTGATAAGGGACTACATTTCTACCAAATTTGGATTATACCTAATACGCTCGGTATCACACCACGTTACGATCAACGCCGTTTTGATACCACAGAGAACAAACAACTTATTTTGTCGCCAGATGCGCGTGACGGCTCTTTAAAAGTCTTTCAAGATATGACGTTATGGCGCTGGAATCTGAAACAAGGTGAAGAAGCACAATATCACCCCCAAACAGGGCGTAACGTTTGGCTACAAGTTGTAAAAGGTAAAATAACGATTAATGACATTATTGCGACCACCAGTGATGGTGTGGCAATTGCTAATGAAGATATGATCCGTTTCGTTGGTGACGAAGACAGTGAAATTTTACTGTTTGATTTACCTCCTGTAACAGCATAG
- a CDS encoding tricarballylate dehydrogenase, with translation MGSYDTVIIGAGAAGLFCASLAGQAGLSVLVLDNGKKAGRKILMSGGGRCNFTNMYIEPSAYLSENPHFCKSALARFTQWDFIELVQKHNIAYHEKTLGQLFCDDSAQQIVDLLLTECQKGKVSIRLRSEVTQIEKTDEGFTIFVDGKAMTASSVVIASGGLSMPGLGATPFGYKIAEQFGLPVLPTRAGLVPFTLHKPQLEQFSQLSGVAVPATVTAKNGVSFKENILFTHRGLSGPAILQISSYWQPGEYVSINLLPDNDLEHFLQEKRQEHPKQSLKNTLSRLLPKRLIEIMIENKQLPDISLTQLSNERITQIATLLQEWPVQPNGTEGYRTAEVTLGGIDTRALSSKTMGSTKVKGLYFIGEVVDVTGWLGGYNFQWAWSSAYACAQSLISTSKSTFAE, from the coding sequence GTGGGATCATACGATACAGTAATTATAGGTGCAGGTGCCGCGGGGCTTTTTTGTGCGTCTTTAGCAGGACAAGCAGGATTATCTGTTTTAGTGCTAGATAACGGTAAAAAAGCGGGTCGGAAAATTCTTATGTCAGGAGGTGGTCGTTGCAATTTTACCAATATGTATATCGAGCCTTCAGCCTACTTATCAGAGAATCCTCATTTTTGTAAGTCAGCACTTGCTCGCTTTACTCAATGGGATTTTATTGAACTAGTGCAAAAACACAACATTGCCTACCATGAAAAAACATTAGGACAACTCTTTTGTGATGACTCAGCACAGCAGATTGTGGATTTGTTACTGACAGAGTGTCAAAAAGGAAAAGTAAGTATTCGCTTACGTAGCGAAGTAACACAAATCGAGAAAACAGACGAAGGCTTCACTATTTTTGTTGATGGAAAAGCAATGACTGCCTCATCAGTTGTCATTGCCAGTGGTGGGCTTTCTATGCCTGGTTTAGGGGCAACCCCTTTTGGTTATAAAATTGCAGAGCAGTTTGGTCTGCCCGTTTTACCGACTCGTGCAGGATTAGTGCCTTTTACACTGCATAAACCTCAACTTGAACAATTTAGCCAACTCTCAGGAGTGGCGGTTCCAGCAACTGTAACTGCAAAAAATGGAGTGAGTTTCAAAGAAAATATTCTCTTTACTCACCGAGGTCTTTCTGGCCCTGCTATTTTACAAATATCAAGTTATTGGCAACCTGGAGAGTATGTGAGTATTAACTTACTTCCAGATAATGATCTGGAACACTTTTTACAGGAAAAACGACAAGAACATCCTAAACAATCATTAAAAAATACGCTTTCTCGCCTATTACCAAAGCGATTGATCGAAATAATGATAGAAAATAAACAACTCCCAGATATCTCTCTAACTCAACTCAGTAACGAGCGCATTACTCAAATTGCAACTTTGCTACAAGAATGGCCAGTTCAACCTAATGGCACGGAAGGATACCGCACAGCAGAAGTCACACTAGGTGGCATAGATACTCGCGCCCTTTCCTCTAAAACAATGGGATCCACAAAAGTAAAAGGGCTCTATTTTATTGGTGAAGTGGTCGATGTAACGGGTTGGTTAGGTGGATATAACTTCCAATGGGCATGGAGTTCAGCGTATGCCTGTGCGCAAAGTCTTATTTCAACATCAAAATCAACGTTTGCTGAGTAA